Proteins from one Eubalaena glacialis isolate mEubGla1 chromosome 8, mEubGla1.1.hap2.+ XY, whole genome shotgun sequence genomic window:
- the ADCK2 gene encoding uncharacterized aarF domain-containing protein kinase 2 isoform X1, with protein MVTPWRFSVRVCLSHLRGLELRKDFGLLRPSGCCRKARLCWLLLGTLPKLISASEDIGKGAPESLCRQRTSWSDLAENGPLETVPPERRLGCLLLHLRIWLRAGALLVKFFPLLLLYPLTYLAPSVSRLWLHLLLKATETSGPTYIKLGQWASTRRDLFSEAFCAQFSKLHVQVTPHPWTHTEHFLRQAFGEDWGRVLCFEKQEPVGSGCVAQVYKARANPAFLENDSIRRLATVSRLQLSSEAGKVQGLGELPGHLGKAWRPHGSLADQSFLERLLFPKADLVGSNAVLSQASGLPHGPQPDHLIPVAVKVLHPGLLAQVQMDLLLMKMGSRVLALLPGIKWLSLPEIVEEFEKLMVQQIDLRYEARNLEHFQCNFLNVNSVKFPTPLRPFVTRDVLVETYEESVPVSSYQQAGIPVDVKRKIARLGINMLLKMIFVDNFVHADLHPGNILVQGADGLPKSQEAQPQQVDVCDALAVAVTPARCPLCLVLLDAGIVAELQAADLRNFREVFMAVVMGQGQRVAELILHHARASECKDVEGFKAEMARLVTQARKNTITLEKLQVSILLSNVFKLLMTHKVKLESNFASIVFAIMVLEGLGRSLDPKLDILEAAKPFLLQGLATSH; from the exons ATGGTGACCCCCTGGCGCTTCTCTGTCAGGGTCTGCTTGTCGCACCTAAGGGGCTTGGAGCTCAGAAAGGACTTCGGCCTTCTGAGACCCTCTGGGTGCTGTCGCAAGGCTAGACTTTGTTGGCTTCTGCTTGGCACTTTGCCCAAACTCATCTCAGCCTCTGAGGACATTGGCAAGGGGGCCCCTGAGAGCTTGTGTCGGCAAAGGACCAGTTGGAGTGACCTGGCTGAAAACGGGCCACTGGAGACAGTCCCCCCGGAGCGGCGGCTAGGCTGCCTCCTTCTGCACTTGCGGATCTGGCTCCGGGCGGGGGCGCTCTTGGTGAAATTCTTCCCCCTCCTTCTACTCTACCCCCTCACCTACCTGGCTCCCAGTGTCTCCAGGCTCTGGCTCCACCTGCTTCTGAAAGCCACCGAGACCTCCGGGCCAACGTACATCAAACTCGGCCAGTGGGCCAGCACCCGGCGTGATCTCTTCTCAGAGGCTTTCTGTGCGCAGTTCTCCAAGCTGCACGTCCAGGTAACGCCCCATCCTTGGACCCACACTGAACACTTCCTACGGCAGGCCTTCGGAGAGGACTGGGGGAGGGTCCTTTGCTTTGAGAAGCAGGAGCCTGTGGGTTCCGGCTGCGTGGCCCAAGTGTACAAAGCACGTGCCAATCCTGCCTTCCTGGAGAATGACAGCATCCGGAGACTGGCCACGGTCTCCAGACTGCAGCTTTCTTCGGAAGCTGGGAAagtccaggggctgggagagctcCCTGGACACTTGGGGAAGGCGTGGAGGCCTCACGGAAGTCTTGCCGACCAGTCATTTCTAGAAAGGCTGCTCTTCCCTAAAGCTGACCTGGTTGGATCAAATGCAGTCTTGTCTCAGGCTTCGGGACTCCCCCATGGACCACAACCAGATCACCTCATCCCCGTGGCCGTGAAA GTGTTGCACCCTGGCCTGCTTGCTCAGGTGCAGATGGACCTGCTGCTGATGAAGATGGGCAGCCGAGTCCTTGCACTTTTGCCAGGAATCAAGTGGCTCAGCTTGCCTGAGATTGTGGAGGAATTTGAGAAGCTCATGGTGCAACAG ATCGACCTGCGTTATGAAGCTCGGAATCTAGAACACTTCCAATGCAACTTCCTGAATGTGAACTCTGTCAAATTCCCCACCCCTCTGCGTCCCTTTGTCACCAGGGATGTCTTGGTGGAAACGTATGAA GAGAGTGTGCCTGTGTCTAGTTACCAGCAAGCAGGGATTCCCGTGGACGTGAAGAGGAAGATTGCGCGGCTGGGGATCAACATGCTCCTGAAGATG ATATTTGTGGACAACTTTGTCCATGCGGACCTTCACCCTGGGAACATCCTGGTCCAGGGCGCCGACGGTCTTCCCAAGAGCCAAGAGGCGCAGCCTCAGCAGGTAGATGTCTGTGACGCACTGGCGGTGGCTGTGACGCCTGCCCGGTGCCCGCTGTGCCTGGTGCTTCTGGACGCCGGCATTGTGGCCGAGCTGCAGGCTGCCGACCTGAGGAACTTCCGGGAAGTCTTCATGGCCGTGGTGATGGGGCAG GGCCAAAGAGTGGCTGAGCTCATCCTGCATCATGCCCGGGCCAGTGAGTGCAAGGATGTGGAGGGATTTAAGGCTGAGATGGCCAGGCTGGTGACCCAGGCCAGGAAGAACACCATCACCCTGGAAAAG CTTCAAGTTTCCATCCTTCTCTCGAATGTCTTTAAGTTGCTGATGACTCACAAG gTAAAGCTTGAGAGCAACTTTGCCTCAATTGTGTTTGCCATCATGGTGTTGGAGGGGCTTGGCCGCTCACTGGACCCTAAACTGGACATCCTGGAGGCAGCAAAGCCCTTCCTTCTGCAAGGACTAGCGACCTCCCACTGA
- the ADCK2 gene encoding uncharacterized aarF domain-containing protein kinase 2 isoform X3: protein MVTPWRFSVRVCLSHLRGLELRKDFGLLRPSGCCRKARLCWLLLGTLPKLISASEDIGKGAPESLCRQRTSWSDLAENGPLETVPPERRLGCLLLHLRIWLRAGALLVKFFPLLLLYPLTYLAPSVSRLWLHLLLKATETSGPTYIKLGQWASTRRDLFSEAFCAQFSKLHVQVTPHPWTHTEHFLRQAFGEDWGRVLCFEKQEPVGSGCVAQVYKARANPAFLENDSIRRLATVSRLQLSSEAGKVQGLGELPGHLGKAWRPHGSLADQSFLERLLFPKADLVGSNAVLSQASGLPHGPQPDHLIPVAVKVLHPGLLAQVQMDLLLMKMGSRVLALLPGIKWLSLPEIVEEFEKLMVQQIDLRYEARNLEHFQCNFLNVNSVKFPTPLRPFVTRDVLVETYEESVPVSSYQQAGIPVDVKRKIARLGINMLLKMGQRVAELILHHARASECKDVEGFKAEMARLVTQARKNTITLEKLQVSILLSNVFKLLMTHKVKLESNFASIVFAIMVLEGLGRSLDPKLDILEAAKPFLLQGLATSH, encoded by the exons ATGGTGACCCCCTGGCGCTTCTCTGTCAGGGTCTGCTTGTCGCACCTAAGGGGCTTGGAGCTCAGAAAGGACTTCGGCCTTCTGAGACCCTCTGGGTGCTGTCGCAAGGCTAGACTTTGTTGGCTTCTGCTTGGCACTTTGCCCAAACTCATCTCAGCCTCTGAGGACATTGGCAAGGGGGCCCCTGAGAGCTTGTGTCGGCAAAGGACCAGTTGGAGTGACCTGGCTGAAAACGGGCCACTGGAGACAGTCCCCCCGGAGCGGCGGCTAGGCTGCCTCCTTCTGCACTTGCGGATCTGGCTCCGGGCGGGGGCGCTCTTGGTGAAATTCTTCCCCCTCCTTCTACTCTACCCCCTCACCTACCTGGCTCCCAGTGTCTCCAGGCTCTGGCTCCACCTGCTTCTGAAAGCCACCGAGACCTCCGGGCCAACGTACATCAAACTCGGCCAGTGGGCCAGCACCCGGCGTGATCTCTTCTCAGAGGCTTTCTGTGCGCAGTTCTCCAAGCTGCACGTCCAGGTAACGCCCCATCCTTGGACCCACACTGAACACTTCCTACGGCAGGCCTTCGGAGAGGACTGGGGGAGGGTCCTTTGCTTTGAGAAGCAGGAGCCTGTGGGTTCCGGCTGCGTGGCCCAAGTGTACAAAGCACGTGCCAATCCTGCCTTCCTGGAGAATGACAGCATCCGGAGACTGGCCACGGTCTCCAGACTGCAGCTTTCTTCGGAAGCTGGGAAagtccaggggctgggagagctcCCTGGACACTTGGGGAAGGCGTGGAGGCCTCACGGAAGTCTTGCCGACCAGTCATTTCTAGAAAGGCTGCTCTTCCCTAAAGCTGACCTGGTTGGATCAAATGCAGTCTTGTCTCAGGCTTCGGGACTCCCCCATGGACCACAACCAGATCACCTCATCCCCGTGGCCGTGAAA GTGTTGCACCCTGGCCTGCTTGCTCAGGTGCAGATGGACCTGCTGCTGATGAAGATGGGCAGCCGAGTCCTTGCACTTTTGCCAGGAATCAAGTGGCTCAGCTTGCCTGAGATTGTGGAGGAATTTGAGAAGCTCATGGTGCAACAG ATCGACCTGCGTTATGAAGCTCGGAATCTAGAACACTTCCAATGCAACTTCCTGAATGTGAACTCTGTCAAATTCCCCACCCCTCTGCGTCCCTTTGTCACCAGGGATGTCTTGGTGGAAACGTATGAA GAGAGTGTGCCTGTGTCTAGTTACCAGCAAGCAGGGATTCCCGTGGACGTGAAGAGGAAGATTGCGCGGCTGGGGATCAACATGCTCCTGAAGATG GGCCAAAGAGTGGCTGAGCTCATCCTGCATCATGCCCGGGCCAGTGAGTGCAAGGATGTGGAGGGATTTAAGGCTGAGATGGCCAGGCTGGTGACCCAGGCCAGGAAGAACACCATCACCCTGGAAAAG CTTCAAGTTTCCATCCTTCTCTCGAATGTCTTTAAGTTGCTGATGACTCACAAG gTAAAGCTTGAGAGCAACTTTGCCTCAATTGTGTTTGCCATCATGGTGTTGGAGGGGCTTGGCCGCTCACTGGACCCTAAACTGGACATCCTGGAGGCAGCAAAGCCCTTCCTTCTGCAAGGACTAGCGACCTCCCACTGA
- the ADCK2 gene encoding uncharacterized aarF domain-containing protein kinase 2 isoform X2, translating into MVTPWRFSVRVCLSHLRGLELRKDFGLLRPSGCCRKARLCWLLLGTLPKLISASEDIGKGAPESLCRQRTSWSDLAENGPLETVPPERRLGCLLLHLRIWLRAGALLVKFFPLLLLYPLTYLAPSVSRLWLHLLLKATETSGPTYIKLGQWASTRRDLFSEAFCAQFSKLHVQVTPHPWTHTEHFLRQAFGEDWGRVLCFEKQEPVGSGCVAQVYKARANPAFLENDSIRRLATVSRLQLSSEAGKVQGLGELPGHLGKAWRPHGSLADQSFLERLLFPKADLVGSNAVLSQASGLPHGPQPDHLIPVAVKVLHPGLLAQVQMDLLLMKMGSRVLALLPGIKWLSLPEIVEEFEKLMVQQIDLRYEARNLEHFQCNFLNVNSVKFPTPLRPFVTRDVLVETYEESVPVSSYQQAGIPVDVKRKIARLGINMLLKMIFVDNFVHADLHPGNILVQGADGLPKSQEAQPQQGQRVAELILHHARASECKDVEGFKAEMARLVTQARKNTITLEKLQVSILLSNVFKLLMTHKVKLESNFASIVFAIMVLEGLGRSLDPKLDILEAAKPFLLQGLATSH; encoded by the exons ATGGTGACCCCCTGGCGCTTCTCTGTCAGGGTCTGCTTGTCGCACCTAAGGGGCTTGGAGCTCAGAAAGGACTTCGGCCTTCTGAGACCCTCTGGGTGCTGTCGCAAGGCTAGACTTTGTTGGCTTCTGCTTGGCACTTTGCCCAAACTCATCTCAGCCTCTGAGGACATTGGCAAGGGGGCCCCTGAGAGCTTGTGTCGGCAAAGGACCAGTTGGAGTGACCTGGCTGAAAACGGGCCACTGGAGACAGTCCCCCCGGAGCGGCGGCTAGGCTGCCTCCTTCTGCACTTGCGGATCTGGCTCCGGGCGGGGGCGCTCTTGGTGAAATTCTTCCCCCTCCTTCTACTCTACCCCCTCACCTACCTGGCTCCCAGTGTCTCCAGGCTCTGGCTCCACCTGCTTCTGAAAGCCACCGAGACCTCCGGGCCAACGTACATCAAACTCGGCCAGTGGGCCAGCACCCGGCGTGATCTCTTCTCAGAGGCTTTCTGTGCGCAGTTCTCCAAGCTGCACGTCCAGGTAACGCCCCATCCTTGGACCCACACTGAACACTTCCTACGGCAGGCCTTCGGAGAGGACTGGGGGAGGGTCCTTTGCTTTGAGAAGCAGGAGCCTGTGGGTTCCGGCTGCGTGGCCCAAGTGTACAAAGCACGTGCCAATCCTGCCTTCCTGGAGAATGACAGCATCCGGAGACTGGCCACGGTCTCCAGACTGCAGCTTTCTTCGGAAGCTGGGAAagtccaggggctgggagagctcCCTGGACACTTGGGGAAGGCGTGGAGGCCTCACGGAAGTCTTGCCGACCAGTCATTTCTAGAAAGGCTGCTCTTCCCTAAAGCTGACCTGGTTGGATCAAATGCAGTCTTGTCTCAGGCTTCGGGACTCCCCCATGGACCACAACCAGATCACCTCATCCCCGTGGCCGTGAAA GTGTTGCACCCTGGCCTGCTTGCTCAGGTGCAGATGGACCTGCTGCTGATGAAGATGGGCAGCCGAGTCCTTGCACTTTTGCCAGGAATCAAGTGGCTCAGCTTGCCTGAGATTGTGGAGGAATTTGAGAAGCTCATGGTGCAACAG ATCGACCTGCGTTATGAAGCTCGGAATCTAGAACACTTCCAATGCAACTTCCTGAATGTGAACTCTGTCAAATTCCCCACCCCTCTGCGTCCCTTTGTCACCAGGGATGTCTTGGTGGAAACGTATGAA GAGAGTGTGCCTGTGTCTAGTTACCAGCAAGCAGGGATTCCCGTGGACGTGAAGAGGAAGATTGCGCGGCTGGGGATCAACATGCTCCTGAAGATG ATATTTGTGGACAACTTTGTCCATGCGGACCTTCACCCTGGGAACATCCTGGTCCAGGGCGCCGACGGTCTTCCCAAGAGCCAAGAGGCGCAGCCTCAGCAG GGCCAAAGAGTGGCTGAGCTCATCCTGCATCATGCCCGGGCCAGTGAGTGCAAGGATGTGGAGGGATTTAAGGCTGAGATGGCCAGGCTGGTGACCCAGGCCAGGAAGAACACCATCACCCTGGAAAAG CTTCAAGTTTCCATCCTTCTCTCGAATGTCTTTAAGTTGCTGATGACTCACAAG gTAAAGCTTGAGAGCAACTTTGCCTCAATTGTGTTTGCCATCATGGTGTTGGAGGGGCTTGGCCGCTCACTGGACCCTAAACTGGACATCCTGGAGGCAGCAAAGCCCTTCCTTCTGCAAGGACTAGCGACCTCCCACTGA